The window AACCGCGGCGGAAAGGGCGTGAAGACCATCAACATTACGGAAAAGACAGGCAAACTGATTTCGATACAGGCCGTTACCGACGAGAACGACCTGATGATCATCAACCGTTCGGGACTCACCATACGCACCGCCGTCGAGCAGATCCGCCTTGCGGGCCGCGCTACGCAGGGTGTGCGTATCATCAACCTCCGCGAAGGCGATGCCATTGCTTCGGTGATGGCCGTGCCGGCAGCCGGGGATGAGGAGGAAGTGCAGACCGCGGAAGGCGCTGAGAACGGGGCCGAAACGCCCGCGACCGACGCTCCCTCGGCGGAAGAATAATTGAAAAACATCAAAAAACCTAAAATTTCAGTTTACTATGAAGAAAACGATTTGGACGGTTCTCGCGGCGCTGCTCGTGGCAGTTCCCGCCGTGCAGGCCCAGAAAGTGAACAAGGAAGCGCTTCTCGCCAAGATCGAAAAGAGCGATGCCGACATCGCCAACGAGAAGAAGGCTACCAAGGCCGCAACGTGGATCAACCGCGGCAAGGCTTTCTACGAAGTGGCTATCGAACCTACGAAGAGCCTCTTCGTCAACATGGACGCCGCGATGCTGAAACTGGCTGTCGGCGAGCCCAAGTCAACCGCTAAGGAGACGCTTAACGGCGCGGAGTTCGACGCATGGGTCTATCCCTATTTCACGGCCTATGTCAAGGACAATAAGGTCGCTACGTGGAAGCAGACGAAGTGGGTGATGAAGGACGCTCCCGCGAAGGCCATCGAGGCTTACAACAAGGCTTACGAGCTGGACCCCAAGACGGCCGACAAGGTCAAGGAGGGGTTGAAGCAGGTCAGCGATTTCTGCTCGCAGGCAGGCAACACCGGCATTGATTCGGGCAACTACGCCGAGGCTGCCAAGGCTTACGTGACGGCTTACAAGGCCCAGTCGAGCCCGGCTTACGGCGAGGCCGATCCCGCGCTGCTCTACTATGCGGGCTACCTGCTGACGGTCGATGGCGCCAACAACCCCAAGTCGTTCGTCAAGGGTGCCGAGTACCTGACCAAAGCCATCGACCTGGGCTATGTCGATACCAATGCCGAGGGCGTGCCCGAGGGCAACATCTACTATTACCTCTTCCACTGCCTCTACGGTCAGAAGGATATCGACAGGGCCAATGTGATGAAGGCTAAGGACGTTCTGCTGACGGGCATCGAGAAGTGCCCGAAGAACGAGCGTATTCTCGACGGCCTGATGCAGCTCTACACCTCGGAGGAGGGCGTGGGCAATCCCGCCGACCTCGTGGCGCTGATCGACAAGGCCATTGAGGACAATCCCGGGAACGTGGACATGTGGTTCGGCCGCGGACGTATTTTCTATGCGCTGAAAGACTACGATCAGAGCATCGACTCGTTCAAGAAGGTCGTGGAGCTGAAGCCCGACATGTTCGAAGGCAACTATTATCTGGGTGTGTTCTACACGATCAAGGGCGACGCGCTCAACAAGGAGATGAACGAGAAGCAGTACAGCAGCCAGGCTGCCTACGATGCCGACCTGAAGGGTGTCAACGACGTTTATATGGCCGCCGTACCCTGGTTTGAGAAGGCTCACCAGATCAAGCCCGACGACATCGACACGCTGGAGTTCCTCAAGTCGCTGTGTTTCCGTCTGCGCGACGAACCGGGCATCATGGAGAAGTACAACACCTACAACGACCTCTACAAAAAGGCCAAAGGCGAATAGCCGGCCTGAGAGGCCGGCTTTAGGGGGCAACGGCAAGGTATGGAGCTTTCGGCCCATGCTGCGCTCCGCCCGGTTAAAACAGAAAAGCCCGACTTTTATAAGTCGGGCTTTTTCGTGTAAATTTCCGTGCTTGCGGGGCGCAGGTTGGGTTGTCAGCGTACGAACGATCCGTCGCCCTCTAAAACCCGCCTCTTAAGCGGGCGGGGGCTATCTGGCTATACGGCCCGAAACGGAGCCGCGGGCCAGTTGGGCGACCTCTTCGGCCGTGAATTGATTGTAGTCGCCCGGCACGGTGTTTTTCAGCGCGCAGGCCGCCGTGCCGAAATCGAGGGCGAATTGCATGTCTCCGGCGTGTTCGGCCATTCCGTAGATCAGCCCGCCCACGAAAGCGTCGCCCACGCCCACGCAGTCCACCACATTGTCGATGTCGTAAACCCGCGTGGAGAGCAGCCGTCCCCCGGTGTAGAGCGTTCCGGAGATCAGGTGGTGGTTGGCGCTCAGGACGCTGCGGAGCCCGAAGACGATGCCCCGGCAGCGGGGGAACCGTGCCGCCACCTCGGCCGAGGCGCGCTCGTAGCCGGCCGTGTCGGGACGGTAGGAGGCGTCGCGGGCCTCGAATTTCGGCAGGCGCATGCCGAGTATCTTTTCGTATTCGTCGTCCGTGCCGAAGAATATGTCGCATTGCTCCATCAGCGGAGGCAGTACCTCCTGCGGTTCCTTGCCGTATTTCCAGAGGTTCTTGCGGTAGTTGATGTCGCACGAGACGGTCAGGCCCATTTCCCGGGCGACGGCGATCGCTTCAGCGCATACGGCGGCCGTGTCGGCGCTCACCGCGGCCGAGATGCCCGACCAGTGGAACCACGTAGCACCGTCGAAGAGGCTGCGCCAGTCTATCATCCCCGGGCTGAGGGTGTCGAAGGCCGAGTCGGCACGGTCGTAGACGACGTGGGAGGTGCGCATGGATGCGGCCTCCTCCATATAATAAAGTCCCAGCCGCTTGCCGCCGCGGAGGATGCCGTCGGTTCCGACGCCGTAGCGGCGCAGGTCGTCGAGGCAGGCATCGGCCACGCGGTTCTCGGGCAGGCGGGTGATGAATTCGCTGCGGAGCCCGAAATTGGCCAGCGAGACGGCCACGTTGGCTTCGCTGCCGCCGTAGCTGGCGCGAAACAGGTCGGTTTGGTTGAAACGCAGATAGTCGGGCGGCGTGAGCCGCAGCATGATCTCTCCGAAAGTGACGATTTTTTGGTTGTTCATGGTTTTTCGAGGTGACGCGTTGATTTCTTACAAAGGTACAAAAAAGTCGGATAGGTTCAACCCCGAATCGTGCGTGTGCTTCGGTAAAACTTTTCGGCTTATAAAAGTACCGTTACGGCACTGAAAAAGTCCGGTCTGATGACCGGACTTTTCATGATAATTTTCAACTTATTTGCGGACGGTCGCCCGGAGCGGATTCACGGCGGCGGCCTGCGCCATGCCGATCTCCTCGACCCATTCGCCCATATCCTCCACGCCGCCCTGGCTCCATCCCGAACCGGCATAGTAGGTCAGCGTCTGGCCCGGCTTCACGCTCTTCACGGCCACGGCGTGACCCAGCGTGTCGGCCAGCATCTCGGCGCCGGGCAGGATCACACCCAGGAAGATGTCGCCGTCGCGTGCGGGGTTCTTCGAGTCCGAGGCGGCTTCGACCATGCCCATCCAGTCGTCGCCCGTCATCAGGCGTTTCACGTCGTGGCGCACGAAGCCCGCGGCGATCGGCATCTCGGCGAAATCTCCCTCGTAGACGTTGTCCATGCGGTTGAAGCGCTGGTTGGCGTCGAGCGAGATGGTCTTGGTGAGCGACACGGGAGTGCCATCGACGTTGAACGGCGCGTAGGTCAGCTCCACGGTGGTGCGGATCGGACCGTTGTCCAGCGTCCGGGCCGTGGCGTAGTTGTGGTCCATCATCCAGAACTTACCGTCCACGAACGGCAGCGAAGCCCCCGAGCCGAGCGTCACGCCCACCTTGTAGCAGTCCATGCCGTCGCCGAAATTGTGGTGGTATTTGCCGCGGGCGTACCACTCGTCGATCACCAGCTTGTCGGTGCACTTCACCCACACGTCGATACCCGGGGTGATGAGTTTTTCGGGCGAGGTCTCCAGCGCCGGGCCGTAAAGACGGTAGGCCACCTTGTTGTTCTCCCACGCATAGTCGTCGTAGCGTTCGGGAACCGTGCGGCCGTACGCTTCGGCAGGGTAGTTTTCGCGCACGCCCGTGACGATCTTGAAACGCTTGGTCTCCATCGGGTCGGCGTCGGTCTGGAAGATCAGCGCCTGGGGTTCCGCCGTGCCGCGGAAGAGCACCTGCGAGGGGATCTGTTCGCCGTCGTCGTTCAGGACGACGACGTTTTCCGGAGTTACGCCTTCGAGCGCCGCCACTTCGGACCAGGCGATTTCGACCGTCTCGTCGTCGCGTTCGAGCTGGGTCGTGTTGGCTACATCTACCTTCAGGGCGGGGGTGCAGGAGGCCATCAGCACGGCTGCAAACCCAAGAATCGTGTTTTTCATCATACTATGTTAAAAGATTTTTTGTTGGATTTTAGGCAAATTTACGATTTTTCCGTACATTGGTCAACCAAATTGGCAAATAATCTACTTTATTTGGCAATTTTTCGTATCGGGAGTGACGTAAAGTTCGTAATTTTACGTTGTGAAAAGGGGCGTTTTGCGGCGCTCCGACCGGAGCGAACGACTATAAAAACAGATAGATTGAACATGAAACAGTTTAACGACGACGACTTCCTGTTGCAGACCGAGACTGCGCAGCGTCTTTACCACGACCATGCGGCCAAGATGCCGATCATCGACTACCATTGCCACCTGATTCCCGCGTATGTCGCCGAGGATCACCGCTTCGACAACCTGTCGAAGATCTGGCTCGAAGGCGACCATTACAAATGGCGCGCGATGCGTACCAACGGCGTCGATGAGAAGTATTGCACGGGCAAAGATACCAGCGACTGGGAGAAGTTCGAGAAGTGGGCCGAGACGGTGCCCTATACGATGCGCAACCCGCTCTACCACTGGACGCACCTCGAACTGAAGACCGCCTTCGAGGTGACGAAGCTGCTGAACCCCTCGACGGCCCGCGAGATCTACGACCATTGTACGGCGCTGTTGCAGAAGCCCGAGTTCCACGCCCGCGGTCTGATGCGCCACTACAACGTCGAGGCCGTGTGCACGACGGACGATCCCGTGGATTCGCTCGAACACCACATCAAGGTCCGCGAGGACGGTTTTGCGACCAGGATGCTCCCCACGTGGCGTCCCGACAAGGCGATGGCCGTGGAGTCTCCGGCCGAGTTCCGCGCCTATATGGAGCGGCTTTCGGAGGTTTCGGGCGTCACGATTTCGAAATTCGACGACGTGATCGAGGCGCTGCGCGTGCGTCACAAGTTCTTCGAGTCGGTGGGCTGCCGCCTCTCGGACCACGGCATCGAGGAGTTCTACGCCGAGGATTACACCCGGTCGGAGATCGGCGCTATTTTTAATAAGGTATACGGCGGGCAGACGCTGACGCCCGAGGAGATCCGCAAGTACAAGACGGCCATGCTGGTCGAGTTCGCCGTCATGGACTGGGAGACGGGCTGGACGCAGCAGTTCCACTACGGCGCCATCCGCAACAACAACAGCCGCATGTTCAGCCAGCTGGGCCCCGATACGGGTTTCGACTCGATCGGCGACTTCACGGTGGGCAAGCAGATGTCGAAATTCTTCGACATGCTCGACCGGGAGGACAAACTCACCAAGACCATCATCTATAATCTCAATCCCCGCGACAACGAGCTGGTGGCCACGATGCTCGGCAACTTTCAGGACGGTCGTTACGGCGCCGGGAAGATCCAGTTCGGATCGGGATGGTGGTTCCTCGACCAGAAGGACGGCATGGAGAAGCAGATGAACGCCCTCTCGACGCTGGGTCTGCTGAGCCGCTTCGTCGGCATGCTGACCGACTCGCGGTCGTTCCTCTCGTACCCGCGCCACGAGTATTTCCGCCGCACGCTGTGCAACCTCGTGGGCAACGACATCGAAAACGGCCTGCTGCCCGCTTCGGAGATCGACTTCATCGGGCGGGAGATCATCGAGGGCATCTGCTACCGGAACGCTAAGAATTACTTCAAATTTTAACACGCAATAAAACCATGAAAATCGTAACATTAGGAGAGATCATGCTGCGTCTTTCGACGCCCGGCAATACCCGTTTCGTCCAGTCCGATTCGTTCGATGTCGTCTACGGCGGTGGCGAGGCCAACGTGGCTGTTTCGTGCGCCAACTACGGTCACGAGGCTTATTTCGTCTCGAAGCTCCCGAAGCACGAGATCGGCCAGTCGGCGGTGAACGCGCTGCGCAAATACGGCGTCCGGACCGATTTCATAGCCCGCGGCGGCGACCGCGTGGGCATCTATTACCTCGAAACGGGCGCTTCGATGCGTCCCTCGAAGGTGATCTACGACCGTGCGCACTCGTCGATCGCCGAGGCCGATCCGCAGGATTTCGACTTCGACGCCATCATGGAGGGCGCCCGGTGGTTCCACTGGTCGGGCATCACGCCCGCGATCTCGGACAAGGCCGCCGAGCTGACCCGTCTGGCCTGCGAGGCCGCCAAGCGTCACGGCGTGACGGTGTCGGTGGACCTGAACTTCCGCAAGAAGCTCTGGACCAAGGAGAAAGCGCAGTCGATCATGAAGCCTCTGATGCAATACGTCGATGTCTGCATCGGCAACGAGGAGGACGCCGAGCTGTGCCTCGGGTTCAAGCCCGACGCCGATGTCGAGGGCGGCGAGACCAATGCCGAAGGCTACAAGGGCATCTTCCGCCAGATGGCCGAGACGTTCGGGTTCAAATACGTGATCTCGACGCTGCGCGAGTCGTTCTCGGCGACGCACAACGGCTGGAAAGCCATGATCTACGACGGCAAGGAGTTCTACGAGTCGAAGCGTTACGACATCGACCCGATCATCGACCGTGTGGGCGGCGGCGACTCGTTCTCGGGCGGCGTGATCCACGGCCTGCTGACCAAGCCTACGCAGGGCGAGGCGCTGGAGTTCGCCGTGGCGGCATCGGCCCTGAAACACACGATCAACGGCGACTTCAACCTCGTATCGGCCGAGGAGGTCGAGAGTCTGGCTGGCG of the Alistipes senegalensis JC50 genome contains:
- a CDS encoding tetratricopeptide repeat protein encodes the protein MKKTIWTVLAALLVAVPAVQAQKVNKEALLAKIEKSDADIANEKKATKAATWINRGKAFYEVAIEPTKSLFVNMDAAMLKLAVGEPKSTAKETLNGAEFDAWVYPYFTAYVKDNKVATWKQTKWVMKDAPAKAIEAYNKAYELDPKTADKVKEGLKQVSDFCSQAGNTGIDSGNYAEAAKAYVTAYKAQSSPAYGEADPALLYYAGYLLTVDGANNPKSFVKGAEYLTKAIDLGYVDTNAEGVPEGNIYYYLFHCLYGQKDIDRANVMKAKDVLLTGIEKCPKNERILDGLMQLYTSEEGVGNPADLVALIDKAIEDNPGNVDMWFGRGRIFYALKDYDQSIDSFKKVVELKPDMFEGNYYLGVFYTIKGDALNKEMNEKQYSSQAAYDADLKGVNDVYMAAVPWFEKAHQIKPDDIDTLEFLKSLCFRLRDEPGIMEKYNTYNDLYKKAKGE
- a CDS encoding sugar kinase; protein product: MNNQKIVTFGEIMLRLTPPDYLRFNQTDLFRASYGGSEANVAVSLANFGLRSEFITRLPENRVADACLDDLRRYGVGTDGILRGGKRLGLYYMEEAASMRTSHVVYDRADSAFDTLSPGMIDWRSLFDGATWFHWSGISAAVSADTAAVCAEAIAVAREMGLTVSCDINYRKNLWKYGKEPQEVLPPLMEQCDIFFGTDDEYEKILGMRLPKFEARDASYRPDTAGYERASAEVAARFPRCRGIVFGLRSVLSANHHLISGTLYTGGRLLSTRVYDIDNVVDCVGVGDAFVGGLIYGMAEHAGDMQFALDFGTAACALKNTVPGDYNQFTAEEVAQLARGSVSGRIAR
- a CDS encoding DUF4861 family protein — its product is MKNTILGFAAVLMASCTPALKVDVANTTQLERDDETVEIAWSEVAALEGVTPENVVVLNDDGEQIPSQVLFRGTAEPQALIFQTDADPMETKRFKIVTGVRENYPAEAYGRTVPERYDDYAWENNKVAYRLYGPALETSPEKLITPGIDVWVKCTDKLVIDEWYARGKYHHNFGDGMDCYKVGVTLGSGASLPFVDGKFWMMDHNYATARTLDNGPIRTTVELTYAPFNVDGTPVSLTKTISLDANQRFNRMDNVYEGDFAEMPIAAGFVRHDVKRLMTGDDWMGMVEAASDSKNPARDGDIFLGVILPGAEMLADTLGHAVAVKSVKPGQTLTYYAGSGWSQGGVEDMGEWVEEIGMAQAAAVNPLRATVRK
- the uxaC gene encoding glucuronate isomerase, which encodes MKQFNDDDFLLQTETAQRLYHDHAAKMPIIDYHCHLIPAYVAEDHRFDNLSKIWLEGDHYKWRAMRTNGVDEKYCTGKDTSDWEKFEKWAETVPYTMRNPLYHWTHLELKTAFEVTKLLNPSTAREIYDHCTALLQKPEFHARGLMRHYNVEAVCTTDDPVDSLEHHIKVREDGFATRMLPTWRPDKAMAVESPAEFRAYMERLSEVSGVTISKFDDVIEALRVRHKFFESVGCRLSDHGIEEFYAEDYTRSEIGAIFNKVYGGQTLTPEEIRKYKTAMLVEFAVMDWETGWTQQFHYGAIRNNNSRMFSQLGPDTGFDSIGDFTVGKQMSKFFDMLDREDKLTKTIIYNLNPRDNELVATMLGNFQDGRYGAGKIQFGSGWWFLDQKDGMEKQMNALSTLGLLSRFVGMLTDSRSFLSYPRHEYFRRTLCNLVGNDIENGLLPASEIDFIGREIIEGICYRNAKNYFKF
- a CDS encoding sugar kinase codes for the protein MKIVTLGEIMLRLSTPGNTRFVQSDSFDVVYGGGEANVAVSCANYGHEAYFVSKLPKHEIGQSAVNALRKYGVRTDFIARGGDRVGIYYLETGASMRPSKVIYDRAHSSIAEADPQDFDFDAIMEGARWFHWSGITPAISDKAAELTRLACEAAKRHGVTVSVDLNFRKKLWTKEKAQSIMKPLMQYVDVCIGNEEDAELCLGFKPDADVEGGETNAEGYKGIFRQMAETFGFKYVISTLRESFSATHNGWKAMIYDGKEFYESKRYDIDPIIDRVGGGDSFSGGVIHGLLTKPTQGEALEFAVAASALKHTINGDFNLVSAEEVESLAGGNASGRVQR